Sequence from the candidate division KSB1 bacterium genome:
TTATTCGGTAGTCGGGCTTTAGCGGGAAAACATACCGTTTCGACAGTTGAAGCCTGCCTGGCGCAAGCCGCTCAATTCCCCGAAGATCTGGCTGCAATGCGCAAGATTGTGCCAGGTGGATTGACACCACAAGCAGTGCTGACTGCCAAGCGACCACCAGGGTCCATTGCAGGTTTTCTTGAATTGCATATTGAACAAGGTCCCCAATTAGAACATGCCGGCATCCCCATTGGCGTGGTCGATTCCATTTTTGGACGGAGATCTTTAGCCATACAATTCTTTGGCCGCAGTGATCATGCCGGAACCACACCCATGCATTTACGTGCGGACTCTCTCGTTGCAGCTGCTGAATTCATTATCCAGGCGCCGCAAATAATCAAAAAGCAATTTCCAAACTGCGTTTTAACTTGTGGAAATGTGATTGCGAAACCTGGAGCATATAATGTAATACCGGAAGAGACGACAGTATGGGTTGAATTTCGAGCCTCTACACAGGCAAAACTGAAACATATAAACGAGATGGTTACTGATCTTGTGAAAAGGATAACTGCTACTCCTGAAATTTCTTTCTCTATAAAAAAACATGATTACCAGGAGCCTGTTGCAATGGATAACGCAGTGCAAGCCATAGTCAATGAAACTTGTAAAAAACTGGGTTATCCTTGTATGACTCTGTCTTCAGGTGCGCTGCATGATGCAGTCTTGATGTCAACTGTTGCGCCTACCGGATTAATTTTTGTTCCTTCCAAAGATGGGCGAAGCCACTGTCCTGATGAAGACACGGGTACCCAAGATTTAATCGCCGGAGCTAATGTGTTATTGCATTCGACATTGGCTCTTGCGCTTGGAAAGTAAAGGTGGTGTGTCTTCTTTCCCCTCAATTAAGCTCAATATCAAACTTCATTTTGGCATCTTGATATAGTTTTTTGA
This genomic interval carries:
- a CDS encoding Zn-dependent hydrolase, whose product is MISINEQQFLETLSTQSKFGRLPPEEGGGLNRPSLSIGNREVCDYFCRQAEAASLDVAFDGAANLSAKLKSANPDARTIILGSHLDSVPNGGSLDGSLGVFAALEVLRTITGNKIELPVHLEALSFTDEEGRWSDLFGSRALAGKHTVSTVEACLAQAAQFPEDLAAMRKIVPGGLTPQAVLTAKRPPGSIAGFLELHIEQGPQLEHAGIPIGVVDSIFGRRSLAIQFFGRSDHAGTTPMHLRADSLVAAAEFIIQAPQIIKKQFPNCVLTCGNVIAKPGAYNVIPEETTVWVEFRASTQAKLKHINEMVTDLVKRITATPEISFSIKKHDYQEPVAMDNAVQAIVNETCKKLGYPCMTLSSGALHDAVLMSTVAPTGLIFVPSKDGRSHCPDEDTGTQDLIAGANVLLHSTLALALGK